One genomic window of Salvelinus sp. IW2-2015 unplaced genomic scaffold, ASM291031v2 Un_scaffold1251, whole genome shotgun sequence includes the following:
- the LOC112070179 gene encoding programmed cell death protein 10-B, whose product MTMEEMRIETETNSMVSMTLYAVMYPVFNELERINLSAAQTLRAAFIKAERENPGLTQDIIMKILEKKNVQINYTESLLRMAADDVEEFLVDRPEQEFQDLNEKSRALKHILSKIPDEINDRVRFLQTIKDIASAIKELLDTVNNVFKKYHYQNRRALEHQKKEFVKYSKSFSDTLKTYFKDGKAINVFISANRLIHQTNLILQTFKTVS is encoded by the exons ATGACCATGGAAGAGATGAGGATTGAAACCGAGACAAACTCCATGGTCTCCATGACGCTATACGCTGTCATGTACCCAGTTTTTAACGAg CTGGAGAGGATCAACTTGTCAGCTGCCCAGACACTGAGGGCAGCCTTCATCAAg GCGGAGAGGGAGAACCCAGGCCTAACTCAGGACATCATAATGAAAATTCTGGAGAAGAAAAATGTTCAGATAAACTACACAGAGTCTCTGCTGCGCATGGCTGCAGATGACGTGGAAG agttcTTAGTGGACAGGCCAGAGCAGGAGTTCCAGGACCTAAATGAGAAATCCAGAGCTCTGAAACACATCCTCAGTAAGATACCTGACGAGATCAACGACAGGGTACGCTTCCTACAGACAATTAA AGACATCGCCAGTGCTATAAAGGAGCTTCTGGATACAGTCAATAACGTCTTTAAGAAATACCACTACCAGAACCGCAGG GCTCTTGAGCACCAGAAGAAGGAGTTTGTCAAATACTCCAAAAGCTTCAGCGACACTCTCAAAACATACTTCAAAGATGGAAA GGCGATCAACGTGTTCATCAGTGCGAACAGACTGATCCACCAAACCAACCTCATTCTGCAGACCTTCAAGACCGTCTCATAG